Below is a genomic region from Kribbella qitaiheensis.
GGCGCCGGCCGTCCGCGGTCCGGCCGACGACCTCGACGCCGGGGACGAACGGGAGCTGGGTACCGCCGCGGTACGACCCGTCGGTGCGGTGGGTGTCGGCATAGTTGACGCCGGCCGCGCTGGTCCGCACCAGGATCTGACCCGGTCCGGCGACCGGGTCAGGAAGCTCGGCGGGGACGAGGACCTCTGGTCCGCCGTAGCGGCTGACCTGGATGGCACGCATAACTGGGATTCCGTTCCGTCGAGTGGTGTCCGGTCCGGCAGTCCGGGAGTTGGGCCGCGAACTGCGGTCTCTATCGTGACTGTTATGAGTTTCACCGGGTTCCCGACCGCCGCGCTCGACTTCTACGACGACCTGGAGATGGACAACACCAAGACGTTCTGGAACGAGCACAAGCACGTCTACGAGGAGTCGGTAAAGGCGCCGATGACTGCGCTGCTCGCGGAGCTGGAGGCGGAGTTCGGGGCGGCCAAGCTGTTCCGGCCTTATCGCGATGTGCGGTTCGCCAAGGACAAGACGCCCTACAAGACGCATCAGGGCGCGTTCCTCGATCTGGGGCCTTCGACCGGCTGGTACGTCCAGGTCTCCGCGCCCGGAGTACGGGTCGGCGCCGGCTTCTACGAGGCGTCGGCGGATCGGCTGGCGAGAGTGCGGAACGCGATCGACGAGGACCGGCGCGGGAAAGAGCTGGAGAAGCTGCTCGCGAAGCTGGAGAAGGCCGGCTGGACGCTCGGTGGCGACAAGCTGAAGACCAGTCCGCGCGGCTACGACGCCGACCATCCCCGGATCGAGTTGCTCCGGCACAAGTCGATGACGCTTGGGAAGTCCTACGGGTTCGAGCCGATCATCCACAGCCCGGAACTGGTCGACCAGATCCGGCGGGACTGGCGCGCCACCCGCCCGTTCCTGGATTGGATCGCCGCGAACGCTTGACGGCTTTGAACCCCCGACCTCCTGCCGCCGCGCGGTCGGCGCTATTCGTCGAAGTCTTTGAGGATGCGGGCGATGTGGTCGCGGGTCTTGTTGGGCGGGGGAGCGGCGACGCAGAGGGCTTCCATGGTGGCCGTGTACTGGTCGAGGTCCTCGAGCTTGTCCAGGTAGAGCGCGCTGGTGAGGTGCTCGATGTAGACGATGTCGGGCAGGTCCTGCTCGGGGAACCGGAGGATGCTGTACGCGCCACCCGTCGCCGCGTGCCCGCCGGACTCGAACGGCATGACCTGAAGGGTTACGTTCGGCAGGTGGGTCGCCTCGATCAACGCCTCCAGCTGGATCCGCATCGCCTTCACGCCGCCGATCGGGCGCCGCAGTACGGACTCGTCGACCACGGCCCAGAGCCGGACCGGGCTCTGCGCACGGTGCAGCACCTCCTGCCGGCTGACCCGCAGCGCGACGCGGCGCTCGACCTCCTCGGCCGGGATCAGTCCACGACCGAGCTGGACGACGGCTCGCACGTACTCCTGGGTCTGCAACAGGCCGGGGATGAACTGGAGCTCATAGGTACGGAGCAGTTGGGCGGCGGCTTCGAGGCCGAGGTAGGAGTGGAACCAGCTCGGCAGCACGTCGCCGAAGCGGTGCCACCAGCCCGGGTTGTTCGCGTCCCGGGCGAGCGACATCAGACGCTCGCGTTCCTCGCCGTCGTCCAGTCCGTACAGCGAGAGCAGGTCGCCGACGTCGCGTTCCTTGAACCCGACCCGGCCCAGCTCCATCCGGCTGACCTTGGACTCCGATGAGCGGATCTCCCAGCCGGCGTCCGACCGGCTGATACCGGCCGCCTCCCGCATCCGGCGGAGATGCGCTCCGAGAATGATCCGCAGCGCTGTCGGTCCGCTCTGCGCGCCCGACTCAGTCACGCTCACCTCCGACGCCCCAGCCAATACCCAGCGGACGGTGTGCCCACCCCGACCAAATCATCGCACGTCCTCGCACTGAACTGTCGAAGTTCTTACACAAGAGTCGCCTCTAGTGGTCGCGGTCGCCATCTCGATCACAGAGCGTCAGCATAGCTCTTTCCGGCATCGATGCCAGTTTTCAGCCAAGTCCTGACAAAGTCGAGTCGTTTGGGGGTCGTATTCGGGTCCTTCGAGGTTGCTCCGAAGCCCGATTTGAGCGTGCGAACGGCCTCGAAACGGTTACAACTGAAAAACGTGCGGATGCACGTGCATCGGGCGCTTGCATTCGTACTGTGCGACCGCCATGATTGCTTCATGCACAGAAGGTGAGCTGGAACACGCGAATAGTGACATCGCGTGATCTGGCGGGCCGGTCCACTGATCGTCGGCGGAGACGCCGACCTGACTGGTTGGGGAACCCGAGTCGATGAGCAACTACGACATCGAGGCCGTCGAACACGGCGCCGACACCAGCGGTGGGCGGGCGCCTGACGAGCTGACCGAGCGGGAGATCCAGGAACTGGTCGCGCGCTGCCCCGAGCAGCAGCGGTGGGCCTTCGAAGGCTGGCTGCGAGGAGTCCGTCAACTCGACGGCGACCCGATCGTGAGCCTGGGATGAACAGCGACCGAGTAGGAGGCCGGAAGATGGTGCGGATCTGGTTGGGCGACCATCTGATCGCCGAGTACGTCGCGGAGCCCGACCGGGCATCGCGTTACCAGCGGATCATGACGCCCAAGTTCACCGGATTGCGAATCACCGTTGACAATGCGGCCACGGCCGGCGCCGTCTCGGAGCTTCCGAAGAGCGAGCAGCTCTGGCCGCTCACCGTGCAGTAACGCGGTAGCCGCTCTCCTCTTGTCTTACCTATAGCTGCCGCGCGGCTGCCGTAGGACGGGTACCACGAAAGGCCGATCTTCACTGAAGATCGGCCTTCTCTTTTGCTCTCTGCCCGTCTCAGGCCCGCCTGGTCGGGCTCGCGGCTCTTCAGATGGGTCGCCGGAACGTCAGAGACCCCCTCACCACTCGCCTGGTGAAGGGGTCTCTTGCCTTTGGGGTTCGGTCAGACGAGGTCTTCGAATTCCCCGTCGTGTACTCCACCGAGGAATGCCTCGATCTCCGCCTTGGTGAAAACCAGCGCCGGTCCGGACGTGAAGCGCGAGTTGCGCACCGCCACACCACCGTCCGCCAGCTTCGCCACCTCTACGCAGTTGCCGTTAGGGCCACTTCGCTGACTCTTCCGCCAGGTCAGCTCGCTCATGGCGTCCCCGGGCATGCCGTTGTAGATAGCAGTCATCAGCTGCACCTTCCGTACGTCTTTGGCATATGCACGTGCATTTGGGCTTGCATTTGCATCGTACACGCTAGAGGGTCCTGTGTCCGGTCCATTACTCACCGTCGTCCCACGCCCCTCCACCCCGGCGCGCCGGTAGCTCACCGTGAGTAGAACGGCCCGATCTGCCGGCGAAATGCGCTCCGCGACACCCGAAGCGCGCGGCGACACCCGAAGCGCTCCGCGACACCCGAAGCGCGCGGCGACACCCGAAGTGCGCGGCGACACCCGAAGTGCGCGGCGACACCCGAAGTGCGCGGCGACACCCGAAGCGCGCGGCGACACCCGAAGTGCGCGGCGACACCCGAAGTGCTCCGCGACACCCGAAGTGCGCGAC
It encodes:
- a CDS encoding DUF2461 domain-containing protein: MSFTGFPTAALDFYDDLEMDNTKTFWNEHKHVYEESVKAPMTALLAELEAEFGAAKLFRPYRDVRFAKDKTPYKTHQGAFLDLGPSTGWYVQVSAPGVRVGAGFYEASADRLARVRNAIDEDRRGKELEKLLAKLEKAGWTLGGDKLKTSPRGYDADHPRIELLRHKSMTLGKSYGFEPIIHSPELVDQIRRDWRATRPFLDWIAANA
- a CDS encoding helix-turn-helix domain-containing protein, with the protein product MTESGAQSGPTALRIILGAHLRRMREAAGISRSDAGWEIRSSESKVSRMELGRVGFKERDVGDLLSLYGLDDGEERERLMSLARDANNPGWWHRFGDVLPSWFHSYLGLEAAAQLLRTYELQFIPGLLQTQEYVRAVVQLGRGLIPAEEVERRVALRVSRQEVLHRAQSPVRLWAVVDESVLRRPIGGVKAMRIQLEALIEATHLPNVTLQVMPFESGGHAATGGAYSILRFPEQDLPDIVYIEHLTSALYLDKLEDLDQYTATMEALCVAAPPPNKTRDHIARILKDFDE
- a CDS encoding alcohol dehydrogenase catalytic domain-containing protein, yielding MRAIQVSRYGGPEVLVPAELPDPVAGPGQILVRTSAAGVNYADTHRTDGSYRGGTQLPFVPGVEVVGRTADGRRLLAPIFEARKLGPIFARPRAWAAGTPS
- a CDS encoding DUF397 domain-containing protein, whose translation is MTAIYNGMPGDAMSELTWRKSQRSGPNGNCVEVAKLADGGVAVRNSRFTSGPALVFTKAEIEAFLGGVHDGEFEDLV